The proteins below are encoded in one region of Enhydrobacter sp.:
- a CDS encoding Phenylacetic acid catabolic protein produces the protein MTDLVVKTVEELKNAPEEYREAVAKLVISHAVNELYGAQVFDEPAIAYAPTPYAKWLTCRVAMEEYGHHVRFKQLGVQIGIPEARMVPGSGKKPLSIFEFPLKTWEEFVAIKLLADLAEILQVEDLLHCTFHPLRNLARATMPEERFHAQFGEDFSAELVKTPEGKAKLQAAVNEYWPYLPRFFGGSKSKNNEIFRKWKIKQRTNDEMREDYVKRATEVAAKYGLTLPALRQAA, from the coding sequence ATGACCGACCTCGTCGTCAAGACCGTCGAAGAGCTGAAGAATGCGCCCGAGGAGTATCGCGAGGCGGTCGCCAAGCTGGTGATCAGCCACGCCGTGAACGAGCTCTACGGCGCGCAGGTGTTCGACGAGCCGGCCATCGCCTATGCGCCGACGCCCTATGCCAAGTGGCTGACCTGCCGCGTCGCCATGGAGGAATACGGCCATCACGTGCGCTTCAAGCAGCTCGGCGTGCAGATCGGCATCCCCGAGGCGCGCATGGTGCCGGGCTCGGGCAAGAAGCCGCTCTCGATCTTCGAGTTCCCGCTCAAGACCTGGGAGGAGTTCGTCGCCATCAAGCTGCTGGCCGATCTGGCCGAGATCCTGCAGGTCGAGGACCTGCTGCACTGCACGTTCCATCCGCTGCGCAATCTCGCCCGCGCCACCATGCCGGAGGAGCGCTTCCACGCGCAGTTCGGCGAGGATTTCTCCGCCGAGCTCGTGAAGACGCCCGAGGGCAAGGCGAAGCTGCAGGCGGCGGTGAACGAATACTGGCCTTACTTGCCGAGGTTCTTCGGCGGCTCGAAGTCGAAGAACAACGAGATCTTCCGCAAGTGGAAGATCAAGCAGCGCACCAACGACGAGATGCGCGAGGACTATGTCAAGCGCGCCACCGAGGTCGCCGCGAAATACGGCCTCACCCTGCCCGCGCTCCGTCAGGCGGCGTGA
- a CDS encoding 2Fe-2S iron-sulfur cluster-binding protein produces MSFKVHIVPAGRTIEVTTGATILETALEAGIAYPHGCQSGNCGTCKSHLVKGEVSMEGYSEFALAGEEKERGLILACRAVPWEDCEVAWLEEDDLIVHPRRVLSCTVAGLDDATHDIKRVRLEILSGGPFDFSAGQYASVTFDGCQPRDYSMANVPGDPVLEFHVRRTEGGATSAYVGERLKVGDAVRVEGPFGSSYLREAHRGPIIAVAGGSGMAPLKSIVERALARALPQHIYFYFGVRSERDLYLHDHFAALARKHENLHFTPVLSETTGGPWRTGLVHEAVARDFDEFDGCKAYLAGPPVMVEAATKLFERRGMRRIDVHADAFYTAAEMASAGRKTGAEL; encoded by the coding sequence ATGAGCTTCAAGGTCCATATCGTTCCGGCCGGTCGCACCATCGAGGTGACGACCGGCGCCACGATCCTCGAGACGGCGCTCGAGGCCGGCATCGCCTATCCGCACGGCTGCCAGTCGGGCAATTGCGGCACCTGCAAGTCGCACCTGGTGAAGGGCGAGGTGAGCATGGAGGGCTATTCGGAGTTCGCGCTGGCCGGTGAAGAGAAGGAGCGCGGCCTGATCCTCGCCTGCCGCGCCGTGCCCTGGGAGGACTGCGAGGTGGCATGGCTCGAGGAGGACGACCTGATCGTCCATCCCCGCCGCGTGCTTTCCTGCACGGTCGCTGGCCTCGACGACGCGACGCACGACATCAAGCGCGTGCGGCTCGAGATCCTGTCCGGCGGCCCGTTCGACTTCTCGGCCGGCCAGTATGCCTCCGTCACCTTCGACGGCTGCCAGCCGCGCGACTATTCGATGGCGAACGTGCCCGGCGATCCGGTGCTGGAGTTCCATGTGCGGCGCACCGAGGGCGGCGCGACCAGCGCCTATGTCGGCGAGCGGCTGAAGGTGGGCGATGCCGTGCGCGTCGAGGGCCCGTTCGGCAGCTCCTACTTGCGCGAGGCCCATCGCGGGCCGATCATCGCCGTGGCCGGCGGCTCGGGCATGGCGCCCCTGAAGTCGATCGTCGAGCGCGCGCTGGCCCGGGCGCTGCCGCAGCACATCTACTTCTATTTCGGCGTCCGCAGCGAGCGCGATCTCTACCTGCACGACCATTTCGCCGCTCTGGCGCGCAAGCACGAGAACCTCCACTTCACACCCGTGCTCAGCGAGACGACGGGCGGGCCGTGGCGGACCGGTCTGGTGCACGAGGCGGTCGCGCGGGACTTCGACGAGTTCGACGGCTGCAAGGCCTATCTCGCCGGCCCGCCGGTCATGGTCGAGGCGGCGACGAAGCTTTTCGAGAGGCGCGGCATGCGACGCATCGACGTGCATGCCGACGCCTTCTACACGGCGGCCGAGATGGCCAGTGCCGGCAGGAAAACGGGAGCGGAGCTATGA
- the yajC gene encoding preprotein translocase subunit YajC: MFISEAWAQGGGAGGGSDFLVQLFPLILIFVVFYFLLIRPQQAKVKAQKEMLAGVKRGDRVVTGGGIIGLVTKVIGENELQVELAEGVRVRIIKQTITDILTRGESVRGAKEADEDEKPLLPQRAAAPERKGLLAGLFGKK, from the coding sequence ATGTTCATTTCAGAGGCTTGGGCGCAGGGTGGCGGCGCGGGCGGCGGCTCGGATTTCCTGGTGCAGCTCTTCCCGCTCATCCTCATCTTCGTCGTCTTCTACTTCCTGCTGATCCGCCCGCAGCAGGCCAAGGTGAAGGCGCAGAAGGAGATGCTGGCGGGCGTCAAGCGCGGCGACCGCGTGGTCACCGGCGGCGGCATCATCGGTCTCGTCACCAAGGTGATCGGCGAGAACGAGCTGCAGGTCGAGTTGGCCGAGGGCGTGCGCGTGCGCATCATCAAGCAGACCATCACCGACATCCTGACGCGCGGCGAGTCGGTGCGCGGCGCCAAGGAGGCCGACGAGGACGAGAAGCCGCTGCTGCCGCAGCGTGCGGCGGCGCCGGAGCGGAAGGGCCTGCTGGCCGGGCTGTTCGGGAAGAAGTAG
- a CDS encoding ATP-binding protein: MDQDLKATLSRIAEALDRLAPSPPARADLAGFEAYVWHAAGNRLEAVPRVNRVDLDLLQGIDRQKATLLENTRRFARGLPANNALLWGARGAGKSSIVKATHAHVNREMGGPPGPLALIEIHREDIPSLPALLARVRESKRRFVVFCDDLSFDGQDAAYKSLKAVLDGGIEGRPENVLFYATSNRRHLMPRDMIENERSTAINPSEAVEEKVSLSDRFGLWLGFHNADQDTFFAMIEGYARHYRLDVPVEELRRQAVEWSVTRGARSGRVAWQFIQEVAGQLGKKLG, translated from the coding sequence ATGGATCAAGACCTTAAAGCAACGCTTTCACGCATCGCCGAAGCCCTCGACCGCCTCGCACCGTCGCCGCCGGCGAGAGCCGATCTCGCCGGCTTCGAGGCCTATGTATGGCATGCCGCGGGCAACCGGCTCGAGGCGGTCCCGCGGGTCAACCGCGTCGATCTCGACCTCCTGCAGGGCATCGACCGCCAGAAAGCCACATTGCTCGAGAATACGCGCCGCTTCGCCAGAGGCCTGCCGGCCAACAACGCGCTCCTGTGGGGCGCGCGCGGCGCCGGCAAGAGCTCGATCGTGAAGGCGACCCATGCCCACGTGAATCGCGAGATGGGCGGCCCGCCCGGGCCGCTGGCGCTGATCGAGATCCACCGCGAGGATATTCCGTCGCTGCCGGCGCTGCTGGCGCGCGTGCGCGAGAGCAAGCGGCGCTTCGTGGTGTTCTGCGACGACCTGTCCTTCGACGGGCAGGACGCCGCCTACAAGTCGCTGAAGGCGGTGCTCGACGGCGGCATCGAGGGCCGCCCGGAGAACGTGCTGTTCTACGCCACCTCCAACCGCCGCCACCTGATGCCGCGCGACATGATCGAGAACGAGCGCTCGACGGCGATCAACCCGTCGGAGGCGGTCGAGGAGAAGGTCTCGCTGTCGGACCGATTCGGCCTGTGGCTGGGCTTCCACAACGCCGACCAGGACACTTTTTTCGCGATGATCGAGGGCTACGCGCGGCACTATCGTCTCGACGTGCCGGTCGAGGAGCTGCGCCGGCAGGCGGTCGAATGGTCGGTGACGCGCGGCGCGCGCTCGGGCCGCGTCGCCTGGCAGTTCATCCAGGAAGTGGCGGGCCAGCTCGGCAAGAAACTGGGGTGA
- the secD gene encoding protein translocase subunit SecD: MLHLPRWQTIAIIVFTALAGLFALPNILPESIDDLLPKWYAQNRINLGLDLRGGAHFLLEADLRGVLNERMTNVADSVRGELRKKQVGFKELTVEPNGHVTVELRDEGQRATAIEAIRAVDPSLVTEGAGPKIDISFSPQELTRKRKEVIDQSIEILRRRVDETGTIEPTIVREGDDRILLQVPGIKDTTDLKRKINQTAKLTFHLVNEDLAASSGGGLPSVLPPTTALVPTREGMQALKAANPKAFDEIQSANPRLSPEQICRRYHPLCLPIFKRVIVGGEDLDDAKATFESQQQGGRPIISFTFNAAGGRSFCAATRHNIGKRLAIQLDNEIISAPVVQSAICGGSGIITGAFTPQQTQEQALLLRSGALPATLTIIEERTVGADLGADAIHAGTVAAVVGTGLVMFFMFGTYGPLFGGFANLAMGVNLLLVLAGMSVLGASLTLPGIAGLVLTVGMSVDSNVLIYERVREEKANGRSALGALTAGYERALAAVIDSNLTALIAGVLLFGFGSGPIRGFATSLSLGLLTHLFTATIFTRMLLATWMRWRRPKELTL; encoded by the coding sequence ATGCTCCACCTCCCGCGTTGGCAGACCATCGCCATCATCGTCTTCACGGCGCTCGCCGGCCTGTTCGCGCTGCCCAACATCCTGCCCGAGTCGATCGACGACCTGCTGCCCAAGTGGTACGCGCAGAACCGCATCAATCTCGGCCTCGACCTGCGCGGCGGCGCGCACTTCCTGCTGGAGGCCGACCTGCGCGGCGTGCTGAACGAGCGGATGACCAACGTCGCCGATTCGGTGCGCGGCGAGCTGCGCAAGAAGCAGGTGGGCTTCAAGGAGCTGACGGTCGAGCCCAACGGCCATGTCACGGTCGAGCTGCGCGACGAGGGCCAGCGCGCCACCGCGATCGAGGCGATCCGCGCCGTCGATCCCAGCCTGGTGACGGAAGGGGCCGGGCCCAAGATCGACATCAGCTTCTCGCCCCAGGAGCTCACGCGCAAGCGCAAGGAGGTGATCGACCAGTCGATCGAGATCCTGCGCCGGCGCGTCGATGAGACCGGGACGATCGAGCCCACCATCGTGCGCGAGGGCGACGACCGCATCCTGCTGCAGGTGCCGGGCATCAAGGACACGACCGACCTCAAGCGCAAGATCAACCAGACCGCCAAGCTCACTTTCCACCTGGTCAACGAGGATCTCGCCGCCAGCAGCGGCGGCGGCCTGCCCTCGGTGCTGCCGCCGACCACGGCGCTGGTGCCCACGCGCGAGGGCATGCAGGCGCTCAAGGCCGCCAACCCCAAGGCCTTCGACGAGATCCAGAGCGCCAATCCGCGTCTGTCGCCCGAGCAGATCTGCCGCCGCTACCATCCGCTCTGCCTGCCGATCTTCAAGCGCGTGATCGTGGGCGGCGAGGATCTCGACGACGCCAAGGCGACGTTCGAGAGCCAGCAGCAGGGCGGCCGGCCGATCATCAGCTTCACCTTCAACGCCGCCGGCGGCCGCTCGTTCTGCGCCGCCACCCGCCACAACATTGGCAAGCGGCTCGCCATCCAGCTCGACAACGAGATCATCAGCGCCCCGGTCGTGCAGAGCGCGATCTGCGGCGGCAGCGGCATCATCACCGGCGCCTTCACGCCGCAGCAGACCCAGGAGCAGGCGCTGCTGCTGCGCTCGGGCGCGCTGCCCGCGACCCTCACCATCATCGAGGAGCGCACGGTGGGGGCCGATCTCGGCGCCGACGCGATCCACGCCGGCACGGTCGCCGCCGTGGTCGGCACGGGACTGGTGATGTTCTTCATGTTCGGCACCTACGGCCCGCTGTTCGGCGGCTTCGCCAACCTCGCCATGGGGGTGAACCTGCTGCTGGTGCTGGCCGGGATGTCGGTGCTCGGCGCCTCGCTCACCCTGCCCGGCATCGCGGGCCTGGTGCTCACCGTCGGCATGTCGGTCGATTCGAACGTGCTGATCTACGAGCGCGTGCGCGAGGAGAAGGCCAACGGCCGTTCGGCGCTGGGCGCGCTCACGGCGGGCTACGAGCGCGCGCTGGCGGCGGTGATCGATTCGAACCTCACGGCGCTGATCGCCGGCGTCCTGCTGTTCGGCTTCGGCTCCGGCCCGATCCGCGGCTTCGCGACCTCGCTGTCGCTGGGGCTCCTCACCCATCTCTTCACCGCCACCATCTTCACCCGCATGCTGCTCGCGACCTGGATGCGCTGGCGGCGGCCGAAGGAACTCACCCTCTGA
- a CDS encoding alpha/beta hydrolase, producing the protein MASYRAPERTTGRLKRPFGTLYYEVTGSGPALLFAHGLGGNHLSWWQQVAHFAPRYTCVTFAHRGFAPSDSIAGGPDPADYAGDLAALIEHLKLDDVRLVGQSMGGWTMLEYAIAHPARVTALVLSSTSGTLDRRGCDPSGGAEYDAWSRKAEAAIADGRSRDIHPAMGARAAERFPALHLLYRSIDEMAGVLDKEALRAGLRRTATRTLADLADFKVPTLLIGGADDVVFPAFLARAIAARLPCAEAHILPDCGHSPYFEQAATFNDLVESFLRTGSSRARARDL; encoded by the coding sequence ATGGCTTCCTATCGCGCGCCCGAGCGCACCACCGGCCGGCTGAAGCGGCCGTTCGGCACGCTTTATTATGAAGTCACCGGCAGCGGGCCGGCGCTCCTCTTCGCCCACGGTCTCGGCGGCAACCATCTGAGCTGGTGGCAGCAGGTCGCGCACTTCGCCCCCCGCTACACCTGCGTGACCTTCGCCCATCGCGGCTTCGCGCCGTCCGACTCTATCGCTGGCGGGCCGGACCCGGCCGACTATGCCGGCGACCTTGCGGCGCTGATCGAGCATCTGAAGCTCGACGACGTGCGGCTGGTCGGCCAGTCGATGGGCGGCTGGACGATGCTGGAATACGCGATCGCCCACCCCGCGCGCGTGACGGCGCTGGTGCTGAGCTCGACCTCGGGCACGCTCGACCGGCGCGGCTGCGATCCGTCGGGCGGCGCGGAATACGACGCCTGGTCCCGGAAGGCCGAAGCGGCGATCGCCGACGGTCGCAGCAGAGATATCCATCCCGCCATGGGCGCAAGAGCGGCGGAGCGCTTCCCGGCGCTGCATCTTCTCTACCGAAGCATCGACGAGATGGCCGGGGTGCTCGACAAGGAGGCGCTGCGCGCCGGGCTGCGGCGCACCGCGACCCGCACGCTCGCCGACCTCGCGGACTTCAAGGTCCCGACGCTGCTGATCGGCGGCGCCGACGACGTCGTGTTCCCCGCCTTCCTCGCCAGGGCGATCGCGGCACGCCTGCCGTGCGCCGAGGCCCACATCCTGCCCGACTGCGGCCACTCGCCCTATTTCGAGCAGGCGGCAACGTTCAACGATCTGGTCGAGTCGTTCTTGCGCACGGGGTCATCCCGAGCGCGAGCGAGGGATCTTTAG
- a CDS encoding pyridoxamine 5'-phosphate oxidase family protein, with product MGDPQDVLFSPAVKAEQARLGSRAQFEGRSWQTGITPDLRRFLDAIDTFFFATASADGRPYVQHKGGPAGFLKPIGTHTLAFADFAGNRQYITLGHLRENDRALIFIPHFATRQRLKLWGRARIVEGDLELMERLVDPAYKARPERAIVFTLEAWDVNCHQNIVARYSEAEIAPAVDKLVARIKELEEEVARLKGGGE from the coding sequence ATGGGCGATCCGCAGGACGTGCTGTTCTCGCCGGCGGTCAAGGCGGAGCAGGCGCGTCTCGGATCGCGCGCCCAGTTCGAGGGCCGGAGCTGGCAGACCGGGATCACGCCCGATCTCCGCCGGTTCCTCGACGCCATCGACACCTTCTTCTTCGCGACCGCGAGCGCCGACGGCCGTCCCTACGTGCAGCACAAGGGCGGACCGGCCGGCTTCCTGAAGCCGATCGGCACCCACACCCTCGCCTTCGCCGACTTCGCCGGCAACCGGCAGTACATCACGCTCGGCCACCTGCGCGAGAACGACCGCGCCCTCATCTTCATCCCCCACTTCGCCACCCGGCAGCGGCTGAAGCTGTGGGGCCGCGCGCGCATCGTCGAGGGCGACCTCGAGCTGATGGAGCGGCTGGTCGATCCCGCCTACAAGGCGCGGCCCGAACGTGCGATCGTGTTCACGCTCGAGGCCTGGGACGTCAATTGCCACCAGAACATCGTCGCGCGCTACAGCGAGGCCGAGATCGCGCCGGCGGTGGACAAGCTCGTCGCCCGGATAAAGGAGCTGGAAGAGGAAGTGGCGCGGCTGAAAGGCGGCGGAGAGTAG
- a CDS encoding MarR family transcriptional regulator: MASSPPNGKPRAESLDRGMLPQLLGYGLRRAQSAVFADFAGTFARAGEALTPGEFGLLVLVERNKGLSQMALARALAIDRSTLVPILNRLQARGFLMRHASPTDGRTHALALTPAGEKALAKFARLVKAHEKRITAGLSAAETRTLIELLEKVRGAAGSL; this comes from the coding sequence ATGGCCAGTTCCCCGCCCAACGGCAAGCCGCGGGCCGAAAGCCTCGATCGCGGCATGCTGCCCCAGCTCCTGGGCTACGGGCTGCGGCGCGCCCAGTCGGCCGTGTTCGCCGATTTCGCTGGCACCTTCGCGCGGGCGGGCGAGGCGCTGACGCCGGGCGAGTTCGGGCTGCTGGTGCTGGTCGAGCGCAACAAGGGGCTGAGCCAGATGGCGCTGGCGCGTGCGCTCGCCATCGACCGCTCGACCCTGGTGCCGATCCTGAACCGCCTGCAGGCGCGCGGCTTTCTGATGCGGCACGCCTCGCCGACCGACGGCCGCACCCACGCCCTCGCGCTGACGCCCGCCGGCGAGAAGGCGCTGGCGAAGTTCGCGCGGCTCGTGAAGGCGCACGAGAAGCGCATCACGGCGGGCCTTTCGGCCGCCGAAACGCGCACCCTGATCGAGCTTCTGGAGAAGGTGCGCGGCGCGGCCGGTTCGCTATAG
- a CDS encoding IS1380 family transposase has translation MPTECIADLFGFAPVERRAVVASFDGGSITPDAGGLLLGATDRALGLIDRLAGCFRDFRDPSLVEHAVRTLVGQRVYGLALGYEDLNDHDHLRHDRLFAVLAGKLTARRRDCAPVAGKSTLNRLELSGPGRSLYHKIDHDPAAIERLFVAVFVEAHKRAPSQIVLDLDATDDPLHGEQEGRFFHGYYDGYCYLPLYIFCGRHLLAAKLRRSNIDASAGAAEEVARIVAQLRRHWPRVQILLRADSGFARESLMAWCEANGVDYLFGLARNVRLAGEIEAELAAAQAESRRTGRPARRFKDFLWSTRDSWSSRRRVIAKAEWTHGEANPRFVVTSLKGGKARAIYEKLYCARGDMENRLKECQGELFADRTSAATMCANQLRLWFASMAYVLLCALRRIGLRHTRFAQASCGSIRLALLKIGALITISVRRIRLAMASAWPNQRSFKQAWISLAAAAR, from the coding sequence ATGCCGACAGAGTGTATTGCGGATTTGTTTGGATTTGCACCTGTTGAAAGGCGGGCGGTGGTTGCGTCGTTCGACGGCGGGTCGATCACACCGGACGCCGGCGGGCTGTTGCTGGGAGCGACGGATCGGGCGCTCGGACTGATCGATCGGTTAGCCGGCTGCTTTAGGGACTTTCGAGACCCGTCGCTGGTCGAGCACGCGGTGCGGACGCTGGTGGGGCAGCGGGTGTACGGGCTGGCGCTGGGCTACGAGGACCTCAACGACCACGACCATCTGCGCCACGATCGGCTGTTTGCGGTGCTGGCGGGCAAGCTCACGGCGCGCCGCCGGGACTGCGCGCCGGTGGCCGGCAAGAGCACGCTGAACCGGCTGGAACTGAGCGGGCCTGGGCGCTCGCTGTACCACAAGATCGACCACGACCCGGCGGCGATCGAGCGGCTGTTCGTGGCGGTGTTTGTGGAGGCGCACAAGCGGGCGCCGTCGCAGATCGTGCTCGACCTGGACGCCACCGACGATCCGCTGCACGGTGAGCAGGAGGGGCGGTTTTTCCACGGCTACTACGACGGCTATTGCTACCTGCCGCTCTACATCTTCTGCGGCCGTCATCTGCTGGCGGCCAAGCTGCGACGCTCCAACATCGATGCCTCGGCGGGGGCGGCGGAGGAGGTGGCGCGGATCGTGGCGCAGCTCCGCCGACACTGGCCACGGGTGCAAATCCTGCTGCGGGCCGATTCGGGCTTCGCTCGCGAGTCGCTGATGGCCTGGTGCGAGGCCAACGGGGTGGACTACCTCTTCGGCCTGGCGCGCAACGTTCGGCTGGCGGGCGAGATCGAGGCCGAGTTGGCGGCCGCCCAGGCCGAAAGCCGGCGGACCGGTCGGCCGGCCCGCCGCTTCAAGGACTTCCTGTGGTCGACGCGCGACAGCTGGAGCAGCAGGCGACGGGTCATCGCCAAGGCGGAATGGACGCACGGCGAGGCCAACCCGCGCTTCGTGGTGACCTCGCTGAAGGGCGGCAAGGCCCGGGCGATCTACGAGAAGCTGTACTGCGCGCGCGGCGACATGGAGAACCGCCTCAAGGAGTGCCAGGGCGAGCTGTTCGCCGACCGTACCTCGGCCGCCACCATGTGCGCCAACCAGCTGCGCCTGTGGTTTGCCTCGATGGCTTATGTGCTGCTCTGCGCCTTGCGCCGCATCGGGCTCAGGCACACCCGCTTCGCCCAGGCGAGCTGCGGCTCGATCCGCCTGGCGCTGCTCAAGATCGGGGCGCTGATCACCATCAGCGTGCGACGCATCAGGCTCGCCATGGCCTCGGCCTGGCCCAACCAGCGCTCCTTCAAGCAGGCCTGGATCTCACTCGCTGCCGCCGCCCGCTGA
- a CDS encoding PaaI family thioesterase, translating to MSSAHPDFAHIDAESVTDSDLLDLLRASPAEASRTLNGELLEVDSARGIARFRFEVVPAFCHSQGRICQGGFLTGMVDTAMATAAIARGKLSVAVPTLEIKVSFFEAMGPGIVFAEGRVQRWGGSVGFLDGDLRDEKGRLIVHSTSTVKIVRQKAKA from the coding sequence ATGAGTTCCGCCCATCCCGACTTTGCCCATATCGACGCCGAGTCCGTCACCGACTCCGATCTGCTCGATCTCCTGCGGGCCTCGCCCGCCGAGGCATCGAGGACGCTGAACGGCGAATTGCTGGAGGTCGATTCGGCGCGCGGCATCGCCCGCTTCCGGTTCGAGGTCGTGCCGGCCTTCTGCCATTCGCAGGGCAGGATCTGCCAGGGCGGGTTCCTGACCGGCATGGTCGATACGGCGATGGCGACGGCCGCCATCGCCCGGGGCAAGCTCTCGGTCGCGGTGCCCACGCTCGAGATCAAGGTGAGCTTCTTCGAGGCGATGGGCCCCGGCATCGTCTTCGCCGAGGGGCGCGTCCAGCGCTGGGGCGGTTCCGTCGGCTTCCTCGACGGCGATCTCAGGGACGAGAAGGGCCGCCTGATCGTCCACTCGACCTCGACGGTCAAGATCGTGCGGCAGAAGGCCAAAGCTTAA
- a CDS encoding SDR family NAD(P)-dependent oxidoreductase has translation MTGLLEGRSAIVTGAGRGIGGAIAEALAAEGASVVVADVGASISGDGADPGPAREVAAAIGKKAVAFTESVASPGVARLLVETAVKQFGGIDIVVNNAAILRDAFVFRADPRDWDAVIRNNLSAPFYLINAASAVMREQGKAGRGGKGGYDWGRIVNMVSSAGLYGNLGQAAYASAKAGLFGLTRVAAMDLQRAAITVNAVAPFARTRVTDIIQPANEAQKTYKERALKIGAHHVANLVTALCAPAAKGITGQLLGVRGREVFLFGQPRPIARLEVGKPETLADDLVARLAGQFTDLTTDLEAFNTEPLV, from the coding sequence ATGACGGGACTGCTGGAAGGACGGTCGGCCATCGTGACGGGTGCCGGCCGCGGCATCGGCGGCGCGATCGCCGAGGCGCTGGCGGCCGAGGGCGCGAGCGTGGTCGTGGCCGATGTCGGCGCCTCCATCTCGGGCGACGGCGCCGATCCCGGTCCCGCGCGGGAGGTCGCGGCGGCGATCGGCAAGAAGGCGGTCGCCTTCACCGAAAGCGTGGCCTCGCCAGGCGTCGCCAGGCTGCTGGTGGAGACGGCGGTGAAGCAGTTCGGCGGCATCGACATCGTGGTCAACAACGCCGCGATCCTGCGCGACGCGTTCGTCTTCCGCGCCGATCCACGCGACTGGGACGCGGTGATCCGCAACAACCTCTCCGCGCCGTTCTACCTGATCAATGCGGCCTCGGCCGTCATGCGCGAGCAAGGCAAGGCAGGGCGCGGCGGCAAGGGCGGCTACGACTGGGGCCGCATCGTCAACATGGTCTCCTCGGCCGGCCTCTACGGCAATCTCGGCCAGGCCGCCTATGCCAGCGCCAAGGCGGGCCTGTTCGGCCTCACGCGCGTTGCGGCCATGGACCTGCAGCGCGCGGCGATCACGGTGAACGCCGTGGCGCCGTTCGCGCGCACACGCGTCACCGACATCATCCAGCCCGCCAACGAGGCGCAGAAGACCTACAAGGAGCGCGCGCTCAAGATCGGTGCGCACCATGTCGCGAATCTCGTGACGGCGCTCTGCGCGCCCGCCGCCAAGGGCATCACCGGCCAGCTCCTGGGCGTGCGCGGACGCGAGGTCTTCCTGTTCGGCCAGCCGCGCCCGATCGCCCGGCTCGAGGTCGGGAAGCCGGAGACGCTCGCCGACGATCTGGTGGCCAGGCTCGCCGGCCAGTTCACCGACCTCACCACCGATCTCGAAGCCTTCAACACCGAACCTCTCGTCTGA